The window TAGATGTTGATAGAGCAAGAAACTAAGCATTTAGCAAAAAGTACAGTGAGGTGCAAGCCAACCATTCTGGAATTATACAAGAGAGCTCTCAAAACATAAGAGATCAAATGTACCTTGTTacagaaaataattgttttggaAACTGGGCTTTCCTCCACCAGCTGCAGAAGAGCAGATTTCTTATGCAAAAAAGCAGTTTCTGGagttttctcaatctcatcttgtCCGCTGCAGTCTACAAGAACCTGGACATGCAacctaataattattattcattgtCAGCGGGTTTAAAATCCCTTTATCATTCAATTCTTGCATCTTATTTAACCAATCTTCTTTTAACTgaatatgtatgtatgatagCTATCCAAATTTTTAAGGCAAGCAGAAGATTTTACTGGTCTGTAAAATATGGACCAGCAGGAATGAAAGTAAATTTCCGATCTTCAAGCAATATTTACTGATCTTCAGGATATTTCTGTTctgaaaatgattatataatatcttcGTGAAAGGTCTTGGAAGAGATCCCCTGTTTCATGACTTCAGGGAAAGCTGAAAACTCATTTATACAAGCAAACATGATAATAATGTCAACAAGGAAGAATGGTGGTGGTTTGAATAATACATCCCAAATCCTATTCAAATATCCCTTTTTCAACAGATCACAGTGACTTTTTTAGATGTAATCAATGTTAGGTTCAATGCTTGCAAGGCTTCAGATGTAACGGAACAAACTTGGTAATTGTTAGGTTCAATGCTTACGAGGCTTCAGATGTAGCCATGTAGGATGACAGAGATAAGATGGGAagaatgttattttgttttcttctcttcttgttATTCTTTTGTCTCCACGAATTCTGTTTTAAAGGACTCTGTTGTTTAAACAATTACAAGTAGTTCATGCAATATGTAATGCATTTGAGTGATGAAAATGGATGAAGGACAAAATTGACCACAATCTAAGACTTTAGGGTTCACACTGCTCAAATTGTTTCTTTGATAGGTAGTTAACATTGCTCAAATTAGGACTAGAGGGACCAAATTGACAACCTACCTAAACTTGGCGGGAACCAAACTGAGTTTagcctttaaaaaaaaggaaacgaaAGGGGGAAAACACTTGAAACCAACCTCTTCAAGGCCAGGGCTTATACGATGCATACCAGGCCCCATGATCACTTCACAATCAGGAAATATTTCAACTAGTTTGTTGTATATATCTCTTGGCAAAGTTGCAGTCACAAATAGATATTGTGCGGTAACAGGTGAAGAATCCATCAAACTTTTCAGTGCTACTTCAAAATCCTCATCATTAAAGAGTATGTCGACCTCATCCAACACAGCACTGCAACACAAAGTTTCAATtaatatctcataaaaatagctGTGCCATGCAAGTAGATTTACTTTCACACACACGGTATCACTAAAATGGGCTGGTAAAGACCATTTGAAAGGTCACAAGTTGGAGTTCCCAACAAACACATATGTTGCAGTTTATAAAATTGCAAAATAGGCATGGTTATCGTACAAATATGTTGCTAATCAAATGAAAACTTAGTTACCTTCTTAGGTTTATTAACTGCAAGAAcccttccttaatcagaaacaTAAAACGACCCGGTGTTGCAATTAGAACATCAACACCCTGTTTTAGATTTTCCAATTGAGTTCTCTGTCGAAAACCACCCGTCACAACCATAGATTTGAATGGAACCCCAGATTTTGAGATTGCTCTGCAATTATGCAAAACCTGCAAAAGTTCTCATCAAATTAAAAGGTTAACATCTTGAGAGGGATGAATGAGAACAAGAGTATCATTTGAAGGAAGTGATTACAGAAATGAaagtttcatattaaaaaaagtgaagggTTCATACAAATCAGAAATGCTCAAAAATCAGggtgtaaattatatgtatatatattttttataagtaaaaaaaaaaagtcagggtctatatattacatatatacatatattttttttataagtactaagaaaattttattgacaagtaaataggcatagccaagtacaGAGGGAGGATATTATAAATACACTGCTAAAGAATGTAATTAGAGATTCTACATCATCAAACCAATATGTTGACACATTTACAACCAAGTACCATTGTATTTCACAGTTATATTGCATCTGGATACCTATACCAAGTGATTTCTCTGAGTATATTTCAATAAAGGATGAAATCCACTgtcttgaaattaaaaaaaaaaaaaaaaaaacccaaatatcTTTTGGTCCCTATATCTTCATATGACCTCCAGATCACAATTCTGCCCTACCTAGAGCaatttttcctcctttttggTAAGTACCAGgcattcaatcaacaaatattatACAGACAACTTTTGTGGCTTCTTCATCCCATGTGCTGTGTTTCTCACTTATCCAAGCAGTCCTATCAACTTTAACTACACCTCCTATTCACTTATTTATTGGAGAAGATAAATACCCCAATAAGTCCAAGAATAAAAGCTGAAAGAAAGGCCAATGAGATTGTAAATATATCTAGTATTAACAAAGCTAAGTTTATGTTCTGTTTCATGTCTATAAACTTACAATTTGCGTGCTTCTTTCCTTCAAGATTTTGTCAGACTACTACAATAACAAAAGTTATGCTGATGTTCTGGTTTTGATTCTATAAACTTACAATTTGCAAGTTTCTTTCCTTTGGGATTAAGTATATTGTCAGCCAGTAATGTTCCAGTGGTCCATAAGATTGTGGCAGTGAATACAACTAAAAAGgtgcaacaacaaaaaaatttcatgtgcAACATGTAGCAGTGCATCTTTCTTCCACTGGGAGACAAGGTCAAACAAATTGAAGAAATGGCAAGAAACCATGAAATAGTTGGTCAGCAGCCACTAAACAACAATGTAcagaaattaagaagaaaaacaaaactaaacaacttatgaaaattaataaagcaaaaaTGATACAGCAAAGCAGTATGCTGACATGAGTTGAGCACAATAGCACCTGACCTGGGAAGCCAACTCAGCAGTTGGTACGATGATAACAACTCGAGGACTTTGTGACGAGGTTTTGCTAAGTTCTTGAAGTTCTTCTTGCCTCAGACGCTGAATTATTGGTGCAAGATAAGCCAATGTCTTTCCCGATCCACTTTGGTCAGCTATGATACAGCTATTTCCCTCAATAACGAATGGAAATGCCATGGCCTGTTTTTTAAAATGTTCCCCATGGGCATAAGTTGTGTTCAACATTAAGGTTAATAAGCTTCTTTATACAATTATGAGGTTTAGCAGATAAGAAAACTTGATTTAGGCTACACCTTTATATAGTTTGAATGATAAAAAGTTCATAGTCCACTATATTAAAATGTCATatacaactcaattcaactaaGCTGTGGTCCGAGTATTTACATATGTTTTAGGAAACTTGTGCATTAACAATAATAGGAACTAGGGTAACAAACTAAATGTAAGGTACCAGTTGCTTGAATCAAAAGCAAAAGGTTGTCACGATAACACATGTATgcttttcaatccaaatggaTGCAAGATGTCTCACATGATGGCATCCCCGAAACTGGAATGCAATATGCTTATCAGCACATGTATAAGCATTCAATAAAGTAAACAAGCTGTAAAACTGTTAGTGTAACACCCCTGTCCCACAGTGGGAATATGAATAATTCAGAGATGGGTAGGTCATAATGGTATTCATGGGTGTTAAAGAGAGGGGTGATGGTTTCCTTCTGTTCTTTTTCCCTCTGGAAAGGGTGGGGAAAAGAGGGGCAAAAGTTTCCCATTGGAAGTGGATAGCTTTTACTGAGTATTGAAGGACAAGGAGGGGAGACAACCTATGAGACCCTTCCAAAACTACAACCACCAAAATTGTGGAAGATCCAGGTAGATCACAAAACTAATACATAGACCAGATCATTTACAATAAACTATTAGGTTTTCAGGCAAACATTATGAATGGAAAAATCTGGAATCTGATGGGACCCAAATTGAGGGCCCGGacaattttttaatgaaaataatttacacattttatatCATATGATATTTAATTCAGTCAAAGATGTCGTGATGTTGAGATACCTGTATATGTGAAGGGCGCGAGTAACGTAACCCTCTTAAAGATTCAATCATAAATTCACTGCAGCCCAATTCTCCAAATGATTTTTTACTGAAAAAGTCCACCCTGCCAGTAGACAATTTCCTCATTCGCTTTAGAATGTCTTCAGATTGATAGTTATATATGGACCCTCCACGGCCCCAACCTCTTAGGTTCCGAGCAGAACCTCTTGGCACTGAAATATCTGATATCCGAGTTTTAGTATCTGATTTGTTAGGTTTACCCGGTGTGTTTAGATTCTCTAAGTGTGGTTCAAAACCATGTTTTGGAGAATGATCAAAATTGTCTGCTGTCCCTGTTATTTGCATCATGTCACTGCTTTCTTGGGATTGGGAGGCTCCTGGAACTCTTCCTCTATTTCTGAAGGcaatttctttattctttctcCCAATACGTTCCTGTTTAGGATGTGAAATGACATGCTTACCAAATGAACTATCTTCTACAAAGATTTTGTCGTCATTTTCTGTCAGATCTTGCTTCATCTGAGAAGTATTTTTTACTAGAGCTCGCACTCTCTGTGCTTTTAATCTTCCAAAATTTGCAGCAAAACCCCTGGCATGTGCTGTTAGGGAATCGTTAGTTATAATAGTGGTGACACAATGGGTGTAAAACCTAAGAAACAATCTGAAAATCATATCAAACAAATAAATGGTGATTTTAAGGGAAATTATAGGATTTATTCCACAAATATCACTATGGTACATGTCGGGGGACAACCTACTGGTATTGTGTGTTAGATGTCAAAAGATGAAAAGTAAATCACCAGTTCAACAGAATGATTTCCTAGATTAATGCAcatgtttgagaaaattaaatcaTTCAGCCTTTTTGTAGCCCTTCCTTTAGATGAGGTAACAATCCAATTACAATTGAATTATTGCAAAATGAGAAATTTGGAACACAGGACCAATAAGTTCAATTCATTTTGCGACCAAATGCAAGAAATGATTTCAATCAGGACAAAAGTCAAAACTACATAGAAGCTCTCTTCTTCACAGCCCACACAGTGCATTCGTGCCCAAGTGAAATGTATCAAGCCACTCCTCGCCAGTCACCACCCAGTAGTCTCATGATTTGCTTGTTTATCTGATCCACAAATGTTTTCCTTGGCAAATAGAATGAGAGAAAATTTAGACCTTACTCTTAATTACTAAAGCTTTATTAAGAATTAGCTCTTCATCTCAGCATTTTTCTTGAAAGCTAGAAAGGCATGCCAATGACATTGGAAATAAATACACGCCTTTAGAAAGTTTGAACAAGAGTAACCATGGGATGACAGATGGTAATCGTTTATGCAGGAtgatttattttccaaaaaaatgagAATTCAGTATCTAAATAAATTCCATTGGGCTCTGTTCAAATGAgatcaattcaactcaattgcCAACATATGAAGTAATTTTACATGAAAGTATAAGTTGAGGATACAAACTGGTTTTATGCATTCTAACGTCCGGCTTGTCAGCCTAGGCATAAATCGAGGTAGGTCGGGGTTAAATGTTTAAGAATACTGTTCTGTGCCATAACTATTATACccatgttttgaaaataaagaaagtgtAAGGAGCAATAAATTGAATCATAGAGCAGAATTCAGGGAAAAAAGGGGCAGACAAAGAACACCTTCATTAGCAGTATTACTATTGATGGAAGCCTCCATATTTCTGGcatcatttaaattattgtacCGCTCATTTTGATTTGAAATGGGAACCGTGGTGGGAGCAGTGGAGGGGTTCCAAGAGAGAACGTCCTTAGAAGGAATAGGAGactcatgatgatgatcttcaTCGCTTCCTCCCCAAACAATGAACTTTTCGCCGGTGTCATCATCAATCAGCTGATAAGCTCCAGGATTTTCCATCGGTGTGCGCTTATACCCAGCTCTAACAACCAATCTGAACCCGCTCTCATGGCGGTTGGGGGATGACTTCCAGTTCGTTTCAAGGAATCTGAATTTAGGTTTGTGGCTCAAGTGTACTGTTACTGGAGTTGGAGGAGATTTTGCCAGCAGCATTTCCTTTATGCTTCTCTTGAATATATCTCAATGAAAGATTATAACCAAGTTTTTCAAGAAATTTCTACGAAAAAGAAgacccagaaaatgaattaagaaaatatatcagTAGAAAGTTCAATGGTCGaagcaaatttcatatttgcataTTTCATTGAAGTACAAAATGGAGAAGAACCAATTCATTCCCCCATCGTCCTgaggaaaaatataaataaaaaaaaaaaaagctttcatACAGTAACCCAGTTTGCaaatatgtattttctaagcAAAGGGTGCGAGAAACTTAATACCTTCTTTCTGCGTACGAAAATGGTGGACGACTGTGCGAGAGTGTTCTGCTGCTTCTGGCTTTACTCGATTGTTTATAACAGATAACACAGAAAAAAGATCAACGTGAAAAAATGGGCGTGGGCTTCATTTAACTTAGAGCCCCTCCACAAGGCCCAAAACCCACAAACTTTGGGCTCAATTTGTGGAGataaaactttttaattttattttattttgaaataaaaataagctgtataaattttagaaaaaagtacctaaaattttcaaatcgAAGATTAAGGGCTAAACTATAAGTTGCGGTTTTgatagttagatgagatgaaatgaatttagattaaaattaaaaattgaataaaatattattagaatattattttttaatattattattattttaaaatttgaaaatattgaattatttattatattttatacgagaatttagaaaagttataacgATGAGGTGAGattaaacattttcattatccaaacgttCTTTAGCCTAACATTAAAGACTCGAAAAATGTTGTTGGACTcactttatatgttttttattttctcttttcagatcttaaaatttgaataaaaactcCATAAGATCTTGATTTGAAAGcacaaaaataatcaaattttcaatttgatcaaaCCCACATAAAAGCATAGTCATCATGGAAACTTGAGTAGCTTTCTGAGTTTGCTAGTTGTGATATATAGCAAGGACATTAGGAGATGTGTGCCAAACATTGATATATGGGGAGAGAGATCCTAGATTTTGAGAAGAGGATATTGATGGTAAGGGCGAGGTGTTGTTTATTTGCCCTACTCGTGCATGTGTTTACActttataagataaaaagaGCCAACCTAAGTAAATAAAAGAGAACTTTAAGttgatttataagaaaaatgttttttagctacaaagagatcttataaaagtaaactcacaaactgacgtaattttaaattatataaacgGTGATTTAATACTCTAGCCACAAAGAAAtgctttattataatataacccTAGCTCCTTTACTTGTGCAATTTTTCTTCTAGTCAAATGGGGGTGATCCTTACAATCAGTGAGGTTTAAAAGAAGGAAGAGCTTCTAGATTGGGTAGAGTTCGCAATGGGGAGAGCATGGTGGATGATTGGGTagattgttagaatattattattattttgagatttgaaaatattaaattaattattatattttgtataaaaatatgtgaaagttataataatgagatgagatgagatgaaacactttcactatccaaacgctTGGAACAGTCCCACATATTAGTTTACAAATGGAGTTTCGAACTCTTGATATAGATTATTCGAGATGCTTATCAAGATTTGACTTGTCACTTCAATTCTCCGACAAGTCAATAAAAACTCCAAGAGTATGTTAGTGACAGACAAAAAGAAAGATTAACAAGAAAATAGGCAAGTTTTTATCTGCCCAAGTTCTCAATCCAACTTTGCAAGAGACTGGTGTTTCTTTAATATAATGGGACATCTTGAGATGTTTAAAGAATGGTTTGGCTAACTCTGATTCTCTATAGCATCAGGATACAGATGTTGAGACAAGAGAAAGGACAACAGATTTCAACGTCAGTTTAAGTTTGGTGTTTGTTTGCTTactaatatatacacataatgCTTTATAAAGAGGTGAAAGGTTAGTGGCCAAAAACAACATGTGTGCTGTGCTCTGAATCGTATTGGAGGATTCCTCCACACCTTCATCTTTGAGATATACTCGGAGCCATGGTTGAAGTTTTGAGTGAGTGAATTACTGGGTCTAATGCCTTCAGTTTCACAAGTCATTTACCAAAACAAGAGTTGAGATGTGTTGATTGGGACTAATTAAAAGAACTTGGTCGAAAAAGATCTTAAGATGCCTGCAATTTCTTGCATACATAATGTTTTCTGAAGCTTGTTCTCTTTCCCCTAAATGCACATGTATAtacacattcatgcatacatccattgaAATTGTCTCAAGCACTCTTAAGAATCTATTTCCAAGAGCATAAGCAAGTTCAGTCATTGATCCATATGCAATACATGTTAAACAGGATGAGACAACTTCTGCAACTGAAAAATACTCAGAATTTCCAAGCAATAGCCTGCCCAATCTATTTTGAGGACTTACAATGAAGATAAAAGGTAATATTAATGATAGTTACTACTGTAAATAGTGGTAAATGTAGAAAGAGACTGATTCAGTTTTCCTTCTTACTACTATCTTGAAGAAAATTTGTGTATTCAATAATCAAATTCTCACAAATAATGATACTATTATTACAAAACAATGACCAAGGCAATTCTAAGCATCAATATCTACCCTATCAGCAAATTCTAAGCATTGTCTGTATTTGGTCAGTAAAGAAGAAAGGCATTGTATATATTTGGGAGCTCTACTGTACTCTTCTCCCTATTTTAGGTCAATGGATGTATCACCATGTGTTCGGCTATCAACTTCTTAATATGAAGAGATGGACCAGCTTCTAAAAATACAGATTAGACTTTGCTTTGCCGCAGTGGCTTTTTATACGGATCACTCCAGCAATCATCATCCTTCACTGCTTTTTTCCATCTGTTCTTGAAGATCTCCAATTCAACATAGGACCTGTACCTCACCTGCACAGGAACAGCAATCAAAGGATGACAGTATAACCTTAAACAGCCAGGATCATCAAAGGACACCATACTTAGATTGGATCTCTTAAACATCAAGGTAAAAGCATCAAAACATTATCCAATAACCACAGCTTATAATGCACAGTACACCTTCATCATGATTATATTGGAAAAAAGAGAATATGTGCTTCCTTTGTATAGGCTTTGGGAAAAATGAGGAGTTTCTGTATGTGCAAGATTTACTGAGGGGCTTACCGCAGCTCTACCACCAGATTGATGCAACAATGATGTGGCCTGCAAATTCAAAGCTGCTTAGTACTGATGAATATAAGTTCAGAAACCTAAAAAATGTAATGAGTGGCATATTAGAATTTGATTAAATACCAATTGTCCTGCACCATGCGCGCTCATATTTTGGGAAGCTCGGTTAGGTCTCCCAACAATTTTCTTCATCAATGATAATCATTAGTTAGAGATGGTAAATAAATGTATTGgggggtgagagagagagagagagagagagatgatgatgatcaaatttattacaaatttgATTGAATGatatataatcaaattttgTAGTGTGGAAACAGCAAAGTAaacgattattttattgaagttgctgaaaaagaaataaatggagATGAAAATATCATGGGTGGAAGTTGTGAGGAACAACATATCATTAAAGATGTAAAATGAGAATTTCTTTAGGTAGGAACTTTCCATGTGCAGAAAGTATTCTTGAAGGTTAAATATTCCTATAGGAACTACTATGGGATTGGCTTTGTTATTTTGCagtaatagttataaaaaagattCTAACCTTGTTTGACTCTGAAGCCCCCAATGTAGGAAGACCATAATGTACAATGTACTCGGAATCAACTATTCCAATATTCTTAGACCGATCACCCTGTTAAAGAATGCTTTGCACATATGTTAATGCAcataacaaattgaaattatcttTATACTTACAGGATGCAAAAATTACCTGTGCACAGTAACCAAGCTGAAAATCCAAGCCCCATGCATGAACTAAATCATTCTGTAAAAACATTAGTggggaaaaagaagaggagagggaaaatatatattagggGCAAATCTTAGTGAAGCCCTAGTTCAATTCATCTTAGAGAAGCTATTAAtaatgtaatgattttatttgttaaacCAAAATCTTATTATTGATGGTTCAAATTCAGGTTACAATTGGTCCATCCAAACTGATAAGAAAGGAATGCTTAAATCTTCTATCCAGCTGTTCAAGTTCTTTAATGACATAAAGTGACTTGCAAATCCATTCTCACCTCTATAATCAACTATAAAGCATGATTGATTCTGAAAAGTGGAGTGTGAAAACTAGTAATcactcatttcttctttttctaattatttttgctttgtttctTGGTAATTTAATTCAGACATCTCGTGGAAATGAATTTGAAGCCAAGAGCTTCCACCCACCACCCTATACTTGGCGGCGGGGGGGTTAGAGTAGTGCCTACAGGCAGGCATTGGAAAATGGTGGATAAACTAGTAAGTAGTAACCAAGACATTTCTCTCTGATTATACTCTGCTCCAATGtctaattatttaattccaCTATTCATGTAGTTTTTTAATAGCCCCtgaaaaatttatgtaaaagaTGACCAACCTGAATCATATGCCAAGCACACTGCCAGGATGCTTTTGAGAAAACAGGAGCCATCATTTCCACCCATCTGTCATATACATCAGCAACCAAATACATACTTTCACAATGAAGAATTGACAGCAAAATACATCCATATGTAAATATGTTTATGTATATGTTTTTCATGTTAGAAAACTATCAACTGGAAAATGATCTGTTTGTAAGTTTTCTACCCTGTGCATGGTGGATCTGTGCTGTTTTCATTGCACTGTGTTCTTCCAATCACCTTGTATATCCTCCTGTTAACCAAAGCAATAGCAACCACAAAATATATTTCGAATAAGAAACAACAGAACTGAAAAATTCACATTAATTGAAGTCTAATAGTTTGTGACAAGCTACTGTaggaaaacaaatttaaaacatatggcAACAGATACAGATAATAGTCATGAAGATATTGCAATTGAACTCCATATAGATGGCAATTGCGCATAAATTCTGCAAAAATTATAGAGTTACTTACTCTACAACATTACTTTCTTGTAAAAGAGATATAACCTGTGTACTTTTGATGTTCTGTCTCTTGCTGTGAGATGATGATGAACCTCTGATACACTAGGATCAAGAGCTGGCTGTGATATCTCAAGCCCTTCTTCTTTAATAATTCTAAGATACCTGCATGGAAGAAATTAAGGCACAGAAACGCAAACTTCAAATGTTTCACTTGAAAATTCGAATACACACTGTGTAAATTATTTGGCAATCCATATTTTGCAAGAGAAACCATCACATTATCTGTTCATAAATGAATAGATGAACAGACAACAGAAACATCATCCtacaaaaaaagtatatttacaaaaaaacatATTCAGTTATACGCATATACAAACTCATAATCAAGCTTACTGACCTTCCAACATGAAAATGGTCAACTCCAAGATCTTCATCCCAGAGGAAGATGTAGGCATAGTTAGACACTATATCAGGATGTAAGAAACGCTTGGCAAACCACCTAATTCATTGGAAAAAAGCTATATGAGTTAGTGAGGATGGACTAGACTAGACTTATCTGAATaagtatgcatatatattagcACTAACTGgtatcaaataaatattaccACTTAGTTTGATTAACTGCAGAAACATGTATGGCATGATTGCTCCAGTCTAAATCTTTCCAATCATCCACATTGCCATCATAATGGAAAAGCATCACGACGAAATCATTTGGCAGAAACTGTAATTCATTTgtgaaaagagaaattaaatCCAATGATACCACAGAAAATAGATGTAACGAGGGCATGAAAGTTGAGTTTTCACCTTCTTTACAATTTTATTCACACTTTCCTTTTGCTTTATGCCAGCTGCAATGGCCAACAAGTTCGTGAAGGACTTCGAGTTCTGAACAGAAGTAGTATTGTACATAACTTGATGGACAAATCGCATAATTTGGACAATAAAGGACTCCAGACTCAATTGTAAGTCAAACAAGCAAAGTTCAGAAAACTTTAAGGGATAACTAACAAATCATGGGTATTAAAAATgcttgatagaaaataaaatgtgacCAATAATCACCTAAAATTGAACAAGAAAGTAAAAACTGCAAGGTTCTTTAGTAAAATGACCAAGTGACACTACCTGGAATGGCACACTACCACTGAAACTTACACCTAAAAGTTGACGCACCTTTTTATCCAGGGGCCCCCCTAGTGGTCGCATTTCCAAGTCAGAAGTCTTGGAAACGATTCCCTTAGGTAGTGGTTCACTTCCTTGGTGCTTGCATTGAGTCTGAATACAAACAGGAATCAACATAAGAGTATAAAAATTGATCATTACATACTGGAAGAAGGAACAAATCATGTATCTTTATGGCTTTTGAGAGTTAGCAACATACCTCAGACATCTTAGATCTTGTACTCTGCATAGCATCCACTTCGATTCTAACAGTCTGCACAGCATCAACCCATCCCCAAGGCGAAAACCTCTGTGCCAACAAGGCTCTCATTATTTCTTCAGATTTGTAAATTGCCCTTTTTGGGCCTATAAAATTGTGCACAAGATTAAAGATGGTTTCATATAGAGTCCATGTATTCCTCTGTTTAAGGTGCACTTATATAGCATTTTCAGagaatatatgaatgaaaatgtCAAGTTTATTTGTAAGCATAGGTAAGAAAACAATGCTGACAAAACTGTAGTTCAGACCTAATTTCAATTATAAGATACCTCCGAGCCAAGAGATCAAAATAAATGAATCAGTGTCTTTTCAGTATAGAAAAAACTCACATTATCacatataaatagtagtaatgACTGAGCTGAAAGTACATGCTACCTCTTTATATTCTGTGACTGCAAATGCACTTCCTATGATCAATAAAGCTGCACAAATCAAAACTAGAGCAGCAAGGAATGTGCATCTCATTGTTCTCCGCCTCTTAGGCTCCACCATTACATATATCTGGAAGCAAAGaggaaattaaaagaatattagtATCATGAAAGGGAGGCAACGGGCATACATAATTTCCCTCTATAAAGACTGGATGAATAAAGCAGCAAGCATTAGAAAATAATCACTCTGGTACACTGATTCTCTTGATCACATTATCTCACAGAATTTCCGGGGTTCAGTAAATTCATACTAAAGCTGTGAGCTTGCAATAGGGAATTAATCAAAACCAAAGCAATCAAGTTTCAACAAGTATACAAACGAAATGGGATTCCCAGAGGAGATATCACTGGTGGGGATGAAACTTTTTTGGCTATGATATTATAGTCCCAAGATTTTTTGGGTAGATCATGTCAGTCATCTCAATTTATGAAGACATGCATGCACCTCCAAACTACGCATTTATCAATACTTAACACTTTAAATTCATACTTCAATCATGTCACTTTGCACTCCCTGCCATTAACGGAGATAGTAGCTTATGTGcctttcaactttttcatcccCAAACTTTATAAGAATTTCTAATTACCTCTTAAATGTTGGAAT is drawn from Juglans regia cultivar Chandler chromosome 5, Walnut 2.0, whole genome shotgun sequence and contains these coding sequences:
- the LOC108988969 gene encoding DEAD-box ATP-dependent RNA helicase 50 isoform X1, whose amino-acid sequence is MLLAKSPPTPVTVHLSHKPKFRFLETNWKSSPNRHESGFRLVVRAGYKRTPMENPGAYQLIDDDTGEKFIVWGGSDEDHHHESPIPSKDVLSWNPSTAPTTVPISNQNERYNNLNDARNMEASINSNTANEAHARGFAANFGRLKAQRVRALVKNTSQMKQDLTENDDKIFVEDSSFGKHVISHPKQERIGRKNKEIAFRNRGRVPGASQSQESSDMMQITGTADNFDHSPKHGFEPHLENLNTPGKPNKSDTKTRISDISVPRGSARNLRGWGRGGSIYNYQSEDILKRMRKLSTGRVDFFSKKSFGELGCSEFMIESLRGLRYSRPSHIQAMAFPFVIEGNSCIIADQSGSGKTLAYLAPIIQRLRQEELQELSKTSSQSPRVVIIVPTAELASQVLHNCRAISKSGVPFKSMVVTGGFRQRTQLENLKQGVDVLIATPGRFMFLIKEGFLQLINLRSAVLDEVDILFNDEDFEVALKSLMDSSPVTAQYLFVTATLPRDIYNKLVEIFPDCEVIMGPGMHRISPGLEEVLVDCSGQDEIEKTPETAFLHKKSALLQLVEESPVSKTIIFCNKIETCRKVENALKRLDRKGTRVQVLPFHAAVEQESRLANFKEFTRNQTDKVSQFLVCTDRASRGIDFTGVDHVVLFDFPRDPSEYVRRVGRTARGASGKGKAFVFVVGKQVSLARNIMSRNQKGHPLHDLPCT
- the LOC108988969 gene encoding DEAD-box ATP-dependent RNA helicase 50 isoform X2 yields the protein MKQDLTENDDKIFVEDSSFGKHVISHPKQERIGRKNKEIAFRNRGRVPGASQSQESSDMMQITGTADNFDHSPKHGFEPHLENLNTPGKPNKSDTKTRISDISVPRGSARNLRGWGRGGSIYNYQSEDILKRMRKLSTGRVDFFSKKSFGELGCSEFMIESLRGLRYSRPSHIQAMAFPFVIEGNSCIIADQSGSGKTLAYLAPIIQRLRQEELQELSKTSSQSPRVVIIVPTAELASQVLHNCRAISKSGVPFKSMVVTGGFRQRTQLENLKQGVDVLIATPGRFMFLIKEGFLQLINLRSAVLDEVDILFNDEDFEVALKSLMDSSPVTAQYLFVTATLPRDIYNKLVEIFPDCEVIMGPGMHRISPGLEEVLVDCSGQDEIEKTPETAFLHKKSALLQLVEESPVSKTIIFCNKIETCRKVENALKRLDRKGTRVQVLPFHAAVEQESRLANFKEFTRNQTDKVSQFLVCTDRASRGIDFTGVDHVVLFDFPRDPSEYVRRVGRTARGASGKGKAFVFVVGKQVSLARNIMSRNQKGHPLHDLPCT
- the LOC108988964 gene encoding uncharacterized protein LOC108988964 yields the protein MVEPKRRRTMRCTFLAALVLICAALLIIGSAFAVTEYKEVACPKRAIYKSEEIMRALLAQRFSPWGWVDAVQTVRIEVDAMQSTRSKMSETQCKHQGSEPLPKGIVSKTSDLEMRPLGGPLDKKSFTNLLAIAAGIKQKESVNKIVKKFLPNDFVVMLFHYDGNVDDWKDLDWSNHAIHVSAVNQTKWWFAKRFLHPDIVSNYAYIFLWDEDLGVDHFHVGRYLRIIKEEGLEISQPALDPSVSEVHHHLTARDRTSKVHRRIYKVIGRTQCNENSTDPPCTGWVEMMAPVFSKASWQCAWHMIQNDLVHAWGLDFQLGYCAQGDRSKNIGIVDSEYIVHYGLPTLGASESNKKIVGRPNRASQNMSAHGAGQLATSLLHQSGGRAAVRYRSYVELEIFKNRWKKAVKDDDCWSDPYKKPLRQSKV